The Leishmania panamensis strain MHOM/PA/94/PSC-1 chromosome 32 sequence genome window below encodes:
- a CDS encoding hypothetical protein (TriTrypDB/GeneDB-style sysID: LpmP.32.2160), producing MPKTAFAAEHTHSQRPMRPGYGDGCLQAPPGSSVPPGFGVSAHVQRWPLQPAKIQASSTSQKTTSPGAIAIGGATISFASSTAAPGQLSIASFYSSSPAPPACTGAALLAGYTKRRKTVQKAATLSALMRRQVQDVVQMEEEQRLLSQAYRGRQKLLGHQPQMFPQAQRNHRGSVGSGEARATGKEALKTADSVAAEPLSKPGLPLPTDSALPVGATAASPDKNNPTSSAEADVGLVLVNAFDIKQCLQQQAQEKSDTLAKMRGMQQSILELSEEAANDEERQLAQEPYETTTAGADGLREAHAADDSDGLTTVDNADGQAPLSSEVKNKMEVLRELRRVLKEMLDTHHTPFVAGYSASGRSVTRCATATALSGVAWLEQDATYRPPAPLHVFSTNAFAVTLEYLSDSIACIAHLADEVCVATTLRSRTDPVNLVPHLDSLRKWIAQAERCLDTAQRHLRHFQLGEVALLEGGQYEVNSLREQTLLLKESLTAQEQKVKTMEEAKVSVRHRLHEIRRRCYLWEAHLLCHRDALHGDAAFQVWSSVDGINSGASLTCIDTPNTALRPMLMHRGADMDSAEPMVPDDNLLLSASCTARVPVSVKLSFTAAAEEEASSAEATNVATPPRRSTLRNVLHRGTPSIRSSSGAVSLPLSSSAQRTPSPPLFSIYSRSHQPRTTTPLELMEQRVARSWCNPYVRKQYLRQRAEQMSSQEQCRLQPTQQQLQGRAVEQGQSLACASASFSADLKDRAHNLVAKTSRAPTLRPTSFTSFDSVRGYSFISATTDIAATEDGATSRVSLARLWSHADAGHGSSTADVRSSSNPATDFMAVSGASSAAAFVEPVTDLADVRALQLLQSLLRSVPSTSHAFPHEQADSTGNHNNIGGDDAVGDPLLVRSVRIVVTPDEEKHAAIRQSIGRLSRYLMTCTTRLIPPQDSLQK from the coding sequence atgCCGAAGACTGCATTCGCCGctgaacacacacacagtcagCGGCCCATGCGACCCGGGTACGGTGATGGCTGCCTTCAAGCGCCACCTGGGTCTTCTGTGCCTCCTGGCTTTGGAGTATCTGCACATGTACAGAGATGGCCACTGCAGCCAGCGAAGATACAAGCGAGCTCTACAAGTCAGAAGACGACCTCGCCTGGCGCCATTGCAATCGGCGGTGCCACGATCAGCTTTGCCAGTTCTACTGCAGCACCTGGCCAGTTATCCATAGCGTCGTTttactcctcctccccggCACCTCCGGCGTGCAcgggtgctgcgctgcttgctGGATATACGAAAAGACGAAAGACTGTGCAAAAGGCGGCTACCCTCTCTGCACTTATGCGCCGTCAGGTGCAGGATGTTGTtcagatggaggaggagcagcggctgtTGTCGCAGGCGTACCGTGGCCGGCAGAAGCTCTTGGGTCATCAACCGCAAATGTTCCCGCAGGCACAGAGGAATCACAGAGGCTCAGTGGGCTCTGGCGAGGCAAGAGCGACTGGGAAGGAGGCTTTGAAGACAGCAGAcagcgttgctgccgagCCCCTATCTAAGCCTggccttcctcttcccaccGATTCAGCGTTGCCCGTCGGTGCTACCGCGGCATCGCCCGACAAGAACAACCCCACATCATCTGCAGAAGCCGATGTTGGACTTGTGTTAGTGAATGCATTCGACATTAAGCAGTGCCTACAACAACAGGCGCAGGAGAAAAGCGACACCCTGGCCAAGATGCGCGGGATGCAGCAATCGATCCTGGAACTCAGTGAGGAGGCCGCCAACGACGAGGAGCGGCAGTTGGCCCAAGAGCCCTATGAGACCACTACCGCAGGGGCAGATGGGCTCCGTGAGGCGCATGCAGCTGACGACTCCGACGGCTTGACGACAGTTGACAACGCTGACGGACAGGCTCCTCTTTCATCGGAGGTGAAAAACAAGATGGAGGTGCTCCGGGAGTTGCGGAGAGTCTTGAAGGAGATGCTGGACACCCACCATACTCCTTTTGTGGCCGGGTATTCGGCGAGTGGCAGAAGTGTCACGAGGtgcgcaacagcaacagcactcTCAGGGGTGGCGTGGCTTGAGCAGGATGCGACTTATCGTCCCCCTGCGCCCTTGCATGTGTTCAGCACGAACGCATTTGCCGTCACCCTGGAGTACCTCAGCGACAGCATCGCCTGCATCGCACATCTTGCCGACGAGGTGTGTGTCGCGACGACGTTACGCTCACGCACAGATCCCGTGAATTTGGTACCTCACTTGGACTCTCTGCGGAAGTGGATTGCGCAGGCTGAGCGCTGCCTTGACACTGCGCAACGGCACCTTCGTCACTTCCAACTGGGCGAGGTGGCTTTACTTGAGGGAGGCCAGTACGAGGTGAACAGCTTGCGCGAGCAGACGCTCCTCTTGAAGGAATCTCTGACTGCGCAGGAGCAGAAGGTGAAGAcaatggaggaggcgaaggtgTCGGTGCGGCATCGTCTTCACGAGATTAGGCGGCGTTGCTACCTCTGGGAGGCGCACCTTCTTTGCCACAGAGACGCCCTCCACGGTGATGCCGCTTTTCAGGTATGGAGCTCTGTAGATGGAATCAACAGTGGAGCATCGCTGACGTGCATTGACACCCCTAACACAGCGTTGAGGCCGATGCTGATGCATAGGGGGGCGGACATGGATTCGGCCGAGCCGATGGTGCCCGATGACAACCTCCTTCTTTCAGCTTCGTGCACTGCGCGGGTGCCTGTATCCGTCAAGTTGTccttcactgctgctgcggaagaGGAAGCCTCCTCCGCGGAGGCGACCAACGTTGCCACGCCGCCACGTCGGTCAACATTGCGGAACGTCCTCCATAGAGGCACTCCGAGTAtcagaagcagcagtggtgccgtGTCACTACCGCTGTCCTcctcggcgcagcgcacgccatcgccaccgctgttCTCCATCTACTCGCGTTCTCATCAGCCGCGGACGACCACGCCTCTGGAACTCATGGAGCAGCGAGTCGCTCGCTCGTGGTGCAACCCGTACGTGCGCAAGCAGTATCTACGTCAGCGTGCAGAGCAGATGTCATCACAGGAGCAATGTCGATTACAACCgacgcagcaacagctgcaAGGCCGTGCAGTTGAGCAGGGGCAGTCTCTCGCGTGTGCCAgtgcctctttctccgcaGACCTGAAGGACAGAGCTCACAATTTGGTCGCCAAGACATCGCGGGCGCCAACATTGCGCCCCAccagcttcacctcctttGACTCTGTTCGCGGCTACTCATTCATCTCCGCGACGACAGACATCGCCGCCACGGAAGATGGTGCGACGAGTCGAGTTTCACTTGCGCGATTGTGGTCCCACGCTGATGCCGGCCACGGAAGTTCTACTGCAGATGTAAGGAGCAGTTCTAACCCTGCCACGGACTTCATGGCGGTGTCGGGGGCCAGCTCGGCAGCTGCTTTCGTGGAGCCGGTGACTGATCTCGCCGATGTGCGTGcacttcagctgctgcagagcttGTTGCGTAGCGTACCCTCTACAAGTCATGCCTTCCCTCATGAGCAAGCGGACAGTACGGGGAATCACAACAACAtcggtggcgacgatgctGTGGGCGACCCATTGCTGGTGCGGTCAGTTCGCATTGTTGTAACACCGGATGAGGAGAAGCACGCTGCCATACGGCAGAGCATCGGGCGACTCAGCAGGTACTTGATGACGTGCACCACGCGTCTCATACCACCCCAGGATTCCCTCCAAAAATGA
- a CDS encoding hypothetical protein (TriTrypDB/GeneDB-style sysID: LpmP.32.2170), with the protein MRLTAGKIYFWGAVAIVFLTAWNRHSTAHLRTVVDGLREERLREAERLRQHQRGGEGGAGGDSVPTSVSTMPKYFNPYYKQQEIENASTGK; encoded by the coding sequence ATGCGTCTCACTGCGGGTAAAATTTACTTTTGGGGCGCAGTGGCCATCGTCTTCCTCACTGCATGGAATCGACATTCCACCGCCCATCTGCGCACCGTCGTGGATGGCTTGAGGGAAGAGCGGCTGCGTGAGGCGGAGCGTCTGCGCCAGCACCaacgcggcggcgaaggtggAGCTGGCGGTGACTCCGTGCCGACGTCGGTGTCGACGATGCCGAAGTACTTCAACCCGTACTACAAGCAACAGGAGATCGAAAACGCCTCCACCGGTAAATAA